In a genomic window of Eriocheir sinensis breed Jianghai 21 chromosome 38, ASM2467909v1, whole genome shotgun sequence:
- the LOC127008795 gene encoding C-type mannose receptor 2-like codes for METQIFLLLLLSPAALGLMVARCPEGWVSRGGTDQCYRVHSYGRDRTFEDARIYCQARGGDLAYIDSAGLRDWLGQLVAATDTEGQAAYMWVGAKNVGGEWKWVETDKPVENAILPWDEAGSGECAAFTSDSKLIMQECSQMLKFICHRNIQIPMACDYTTGWEDASDRCYKKSTQSNSWHDAEIECVIEGGHLVSVESDAEQMLAHDLALEERDKVWIGYTEENHPGEFTWVDGSGSNKTYWQEGQPDLSLNGFGAAVVNNDDPSGLWMVEKITNEFHSLCEKPVGSCLPGWEEFEGSCYYFNTEATDAVGWDVAKDICESVKAKMVVLDTDAEDTFFRTHMPEENTLWIGLYSIPGDGLFWTDGTTMSSKNYTHMTSENEANAISN; via the exons CGTTGGGCCTCATGGTGGCGCGGTGCCCCGAGGGGTGGGTGTCTCGCGGGGGCACGGACCAGTGTTACCGCGTGCACAGCTACGGCCGCGACAGGACCTTCGAGGACGCCCGCATCTACTGCCAGGCGCGCGGCGGCGACCTGGCCTACATCGACTCTGCTGGGctgagg GACTGGCTCGGGCAGCTCGTGGCCGCTACGGATACCGAGGGACAGGCCGCCTACATGTGGGTGGGCGCTAAGAACGTTGGCGGCGAGTGGAAGTGGGTGGAGACCGACAAACCAGTGGAAAATGCGATACT GCCGTGGGACGAGGCAGGGTCAGGGGAGTGTGCCGCCTTTACTTCCGACTCCAAGCTAATCATGCAGGAGTGCAGCCAAATGCTCAAGTTCATCTGCCACAGAAATATCC AAATTCCAATGGCTTGTGACTACACCACCGGCTGGGAGGATGCGTCTGACCGCTGCTacaag aaATCGACGCAGAGCAACTCGTGGCATGACGCCGAGATAGAATGCGTCATCGAAGGAGGCCACTTGGTGAGCGTAGAAAGTGACGCCGAGCAGATGCTGGCGCACGACCTGGCCCTGGAGGAGCGAGACAAGGTCTGGATTGGGTACACGGAGGAG AATCACCCCGGTGAGTTTACCTGGGTGGACGGCTCCGGCAGCAACAAAACCTACTGGCAGGAGGGCCAGCCCGACCT ATCGCTGAACGGCTTCGGCGCAGCAGTGGTGAACAACGACGACCCGAGTGGCTTGTGGATGGTGGAGAAGATCACTAATGAGTTCCACTCCCTGTGTGAGAAGCCCGTGG GGTCGTGTCTGCCGGGGTGGGAGGAGTTCGAGGGGTCGTGTTACTATTTCAACACGGAGGCCACAGACGCGGTGGGCTGGGATGTCGCCAAGGACATCTGTGAGTCTGTGAAAGCAAAGATGGTTGTGCTGGACACTGACGCCGAGGACACCTTTTTCCGGACACACATGCCGGAGGAAAACACGCTGTGGATCGGCCTCTATA GTATCCCTGGCGATGGGCTCTTCTGGACGGACGGCACAACGATGAGCAGCAAGAACTACACACACATGACGAGCGAGAACGAGGCCAACGCCATCAGTAACTGA